TTTCGCGAGGACTCGTGAAGACGAGGTTTTATCAAAAAGATTTATAAATAGCCTACTGAATAGGAAATTCGATGGGATTAGTCCAGGATTTCTTAGTCTCTTTTGGCTTGTGGCCACGTCTATGAACACCCTTCACCTTCCTTTTCTCTTATCTCCATTTTCCTTTTCTTCACGTGGTCCCAGAAATTCGATGTTGAGACTAGAGTGCCATGTAGCTCTGGATTAGATCATGGTCTCTTAAAAATTAATTCATCGTCCATAAGGTGATCTTAGAGTAGAAGTAGCACAGTAGAGTAAGACAGTGTAGCACTAGACCCCCGCCACGTTTAGGAATGACAGAATTCCAAGTTTTATAGTTCACTATAGTAACACCTGAAGCAAGTACGAACACATTAAGGCATGAAACAAGAAGGTAGGGATAGTGCACATATCCACGTCATACGTTCGTCAAACACGGTCAGGAGCTTCGATCTACGTCCTTTGATCATGGTCCAGCCACTTGGTCGAATCCAATATAATTATCGATCCTTTCACGAGCGACGTAGATCCACGTCTCTGGCCGTGATGCATTCACAAACACGAGCACTTCTCTCGTCACACTGCACATCGCCTCTCGAGCTGCACGCCGACTTCTTTCATTTCCGTCGACTAATCGAACGCCCATACGTCTCTATTCGCAGAAAGCGGACCTGGCGGTCGGCTCGATGACCATCAATTACGCTCGCGAAAGCGTGATCGACTTCACCAAGCCGTTCATGAACCTCGGCATCTCGATCCTCTTCAAGGTAAGAGCGAAAGAATCGGGGCACTCCttcaggtttgggaattggggaggtGAACAGCTGGGGAGTTGATTTAGGGAATAGTTAACGTGAAGGACTTTGGGACTAgagaattgaaaacttagaAGAGTGGGATGCTGCGAAATTGGAAGAGTAAGACTCAAAGAGGTGGACAATGGAACTATTGGAGAATGGAAAAATGGAAAAGTTAAGAGATGGAATAGTCTTAAAATCTAGTTCCTAATAAATGAGACAAATTAGAAATTCACGAGTTACGAAGTAGAGTATCAGAGATCCTCTTCTCCCCTGAAGGATGTGGGAGCAGCGCCATATAAAGAGTCGTGCAAGAACAATAACTACAGCAATCATGAGGACAGGTTGGAAGGCGGAGACAAACGGTCGAGTTGGAccttaaataaaatttcttggACGATCGTGCTTCCTTCGGTTTCTGCCTCGTTTCCGCGTCTCGCCTTCTATTTGCCCTGGGTATCGATAGAAAACTCAATCGGGCGTTCCATTCGGCCAAATTTACGGGACGACTGTGCCAGTTCCACTTTTGCTTCGTTTCTTTTCTCTCTTCTTTGTCTGTCTCCTTCGCCCCTACCCCTCTTTTTTACTTCGCGTCTGAAATCGCGAGCAAACAAGTACTACGATTTTCTGTGTTCGTATTTTTATAATTAGTACGAAGACGCTTCATCAGTACTATTCGCAATTTATGGATTAAGTACTTGAaaaagtataataaataattgtcaGTCTAATGAGCTCCTTTTCTACTTCTTTTGACTAAAATTTCTGAATTGATTTCTGGGATAATCGAGGATAAGGAAATGATCGTGAAACTTCGTTTAAACTTTTAAGCTTCTGCTCAGAATTTCTTTAATATTCAGAACACGATCAGAGTCGACCAGCGGACCTCTCTAATTACTGTAATAGGGTCATCTAATTGCAATCAGCATTTAAAGTGTcttttcattattcaatactaacCAGAAGTTCTCgaatataaatcctcattctcgcTTTTAATTTGTCCCTTCCCGCTAGACCTTTGATCCTGAATAACTCTGGCGAAAATCTTCTTTGGCACACCGTGAGTAAATTACAAACGTCATTGAAACGAACCGAGGAGGCGGATAAGTAATTTTGCGATCACATTTTTGGTCCATTCCCCTTTCTTCCTTTCTTGGCTCGCAGGAAGCGAAAGAGGAGACTGGAATTGTAGCAATGCTCGCTGAAAATCACCTCGGTGAATGAAGAACTCTCGAAACAAGAAATAAATGAAGGGGCGACTGTCGACGATTTCGCAGATTTACAGGCTGAAACGATGATCGAGTCTGCTTTCTTATTCAATCTCCAGAGGGGAGAGTGCGGGGGTGTTCCTCGAGGATTCGCAACCGTTAACGTCCTCGGGACGAAATTAAATGATTTAAAACTGAACGAATCGCTGGGAGATCGGATCGTCTCGTTGATTCACGAGTAAAGGAGAcgaggcggaacgaagggaatcAATTCGTTCAGAACGGATGAAGAGATTGGAGAGACGTGGATAGAAAGAGGTAAACGTAGAGATGAGATACTGTGGACAAATTTTCGAGAGTTACTTATTTATTTCTGTACTTTGGGAACGAGACTGCAACTTCATTAGGAGTGTAATTTCCAACATGTAGTTCAATGAAGTGCTTACATTAATTCTGAGTCTTTTCAAGGGAAATATCAATTATTTCTAGTAATATTCAGGTACTCAAATTTTCACTGATTAAAAGATACTCTAGTGGATCGAGTAAAATCGCCAACAGCCCTTGTCCAAACGTTTCGGTATCAGAATGGTCCCTCGATCTTTGGTTTAAGATTATTTTAAACCATGATGTATATGCACACAGGGCTAAAATTTTATCCTTACGACCACGTAACGACAAGCGATCGTGCCTTGTCGTCGTTTTCCATAGTGGAGATCCAGCGACTGTAGATTAAACGCAAACAACAAACGTATCACACGCTGTTCAATTTCGAGCCTGCGAACAGGATATACGTGCACCCCCCGATAATGAATCCTCTCCCACGGGGAAGAATTTACGAGTAACGTTTACGAGGTGCTACGAATTTCATGGATATTAAAATTACTACAGCTGTTGGAACCTTTAATCTCAAAAAACGACAATGATGGGAGAAATGATCTCGTTAATTCCCTTCTGAGTAACCTGTACGAATGAAAGCCTCCCTGGGTCGTATACCTGAGGAATTACTCGAGATGAATAGTTGATGGATTTTAGATTGCTTTGAAACTGTTCTTGAAGTGCTATAATTTTTAAGTACCCTTCTAAATCTGTTTTAACAATTTAATCAAAAGATAATATCAATTATATTTTCTATGATCTTCAACTAGTGATTCCAGTAACTTCATTACTCACAGCTGTGCAAATAAAATTTGTCGAAGGTGTGTGTTGCTTGGCAGTCAAAGCCTTCAGATTCTTGAACACTCCAAGCGTCTCCATTTAAAAGTAATTGAGGACACCTTGATACTGGACTACAATTATAAAATTCACGAATACAATTCCAGGTACCTACCAGCCACCCAGCTCGCCTCTTCTCGTTCATGAATCCGTTAGCCATCGAGATCTGGCTCTACGTCCTGGCAGCGTACGTTCTTGTCTCGGTGACGATGTTCGTGGTGGCACGCTTTAGTCCTTATGAATGGAACAACCCTCATCCCTGTCACGCGGGCCCCGAAATCGTCGAGAACCAATTCTCCCTGGCCAACAGCTTCTGGTTCACCATTGGCACTCTAATGCAGCAGGGCAGCGATCTGAATCCAAAAGTATGTCCAATATCCCATggatttcaaataaaattataacATTGAAATTTTATCACCTTTCGAGGCttcgttttagagttattaattatttagaaaatgcGGGAAACATGTCTGACTCGGaactggacttattctactggcgttgctgTGCCTAATCTGACTACTTGACTAGCACGCCAGGCAGTAGAATTGGTCAGTCTTAGGCCAGACACGTGTTCTGtgaattttagacatttttgcAACAGTTAATAACTCTGGAACGAAGTCTCTGAGGGAAACTTATTATTCTTGACTTTTGTCCTATTTAAGCAAGTAGTATAACTCAATAAaaattctgacacctgttgtcgagcaCTCTGTGTATCTTTGAGAAGTAAATAATCTGCTAGGTTTTGTTGAAAGTGTCGATATTCAAGTACTTTACTTTATGAACCTTCTAGAATATGTAATGAAATTTATTCACAGGCCACCAGCACGCGAATCGTGGGAGGTATTTGGTGGTTCTTCACTTTAATAATCATCTCGTCGTACACTGCGAACCTTGCTGCGTTTCTCACTGTCGAAAGGATGATAACACCCATCGAGAACGCTGAGGACCTCGCCGGTCAGACGGACATAGCCTATGGCACTTTGGACAGTGGAAGCACCATGACATTCTTCAGGGTAAggttcttcaaatatttaattaatcaTTATTTCAATTATCTTTCATCTTTTGTCATATTCAATTCATTCGAATTGCTTGTAGGACTCAATGATAGAGACTTACAAAAAGATGTGGCGGTTCATGGAGAACAAGAAGCCGTCCGTGTTCGTGCCCACTTACGAAGAGGGGATTCAGAGGGTTCTTCAAGGCGACTACGCGTTTCTGATGGAGTCGACGATGCTGGATTACATCGTGCAAAGAGACTGCAATCTGACACAAATCGGAGGACTCCTGGATAGCAAGGGATATGGGATCGCAACGCCTATGGGTAAGGTTTCTTGTTACGTCAGAATTATTGTAAGGGATACAGTGGATCTGTACTTTGTCCTTGTGCTCTAGGCTCTCCTTGGCGCGACAAGATATCTCTGGCCATCCTGGAACTACAGGAGAAAGGGGAGATCCAAATGCTATACGACAAATGGTGGAAAAGTCCTGGTGACACttgcatgaggactgagaaggGAAAGGAGAGCAAGGCGAACTCTTTGGGAGTGGATAACATAGGTAAACTTTCATAGGTTTTTAAATTTCTTATAAACGCATAAAAATCCACTATCATAAAGATCACCCTATAAATTACATACAAAAACGATAACTTAGAGACTTCAAGGCATTCCCAAGAAGTCGCTGCGCCACTGTTTCGATCCTCTCGCGCTCCCTTTTCCTCAATTCGTACTCAACCTGACAGGTTGAATGGAAAATTGTAAAAGTACAGTCCTGTCTCAGAGCAGGGCCGATGAATTTTTACATTTGCTGGAAAATGAGCATCTTCTGCTGCTTTCTAGGTGGAGTGTTCGTCGTTCTGCTGTGCGGCCTGGCGTTCGCCGTGCTGATCGCGATTTTCGAGTTCTGCTACAATTCGAGGAGAAACACGCCTGCGGAACGGGTAAGAGAACCCTTTACGACTCAAGTGCAACGTAAAAAAGAGAGAGTACAAAAGGGGCTGACACATCCCACGGCCCTCGTTGCATTTGCATATCATCCTCGTCCTGGTATCGCCGCGAAAGCGACAACAGGACAGGTTGACCGCGGCACAGAGACTTTTTTTCCAGACCAGCCGCAAACAGGGCAAGCATAGATATCTAGCGATGCATGAGCTTGCGGTTGCATGAATTTTTACCATTTTTGTTCCATTTTTGGCCGACCTGGGTTTTTCCGAAGCAGCATGAGCTCATTCTCCACTGAAGCATGCCGACCGACCGCAAACGCACGAAGCTCGATCGTGAACCAAGGTCCGTTTTTTTCAAGCTTCGTTAAGCCACGCATTTCCAATACAATGCCTCTTTGATCTTTATTGTCAACTGCATCGACGCAGACACAGGTTCCGCCACAATTTCCATTTGACATCGTCAATGACAACGCTTGTATATTTTTCTGGCATTTTAAATTTGATCCTCCCTTCGGGGGAGTACGCGAAGCTTTCATGAATATTTGATTTACGCTGATAAATTCGATTCAGAGAGCTCCAGTATCGACGCCGGTCCGCTCGAGTTCCCTGCAAGGAATCTCTCAGGCCgtgcaacagcagcaacaggcgcaggagcagcaacagcagcagaacCAACAGCAGGAGTCGCTTTGCTCGGAGATGGCGCGGGAACTCTGTCGCGCCCTGCGCTGCCACGCGTCGTCGCGACGCCGACGCGCCTGCGAGAAATGCTCGACCCACGTGCTCGGTTATACGCCGGACAACCCCACTGCCACCCCCTTAAATGGGATGAGATCCCAGGTGAGACACGCGACTGAAAGTTCATTGAATTTCTGGACGACTTTTTGCACCACTTTTCCTGCAAATAGTTGCAAAGAATAAGAGAGTTACTTGAACTAACTTGAAATGTTTTAGTGACACGTTGTATTAATTTAGTCAGTCAGATACTAACACTTTCTTTTCCTCGCTACAGAGAAGCAGCCTGGGTGTTCCCACAGTCGAACTGCCGCCACACATCCACATGCATCATCACACGCCACCGCCACCATCGCTCCACGACTACGACGGAAATTAGTCACGACTTTTCTACCCATTTTCGTGGCCACCTAAACGTGAATCGAAGACAAAGGGAAATCGAGAGAGCGAAGACCCGAAGGAGCAAGTACAAAACGCATCAAGTGGCATCCGAAGAAGTCGACGAACTCATTTTCTCTCTTTTCTTAGAGGTCGAAGTAGAATCCCGCCGCGAGTGTCACGTCGCGAGAACACCGAACGAACGTTGCACAATTCCGCCACCGTCTTGCCTGTTCAACGTTATCCATCCTCTTCGCAGAGTTTTCGCCTCTTCACACTTTTCTGTAGAGCTTACACCGATGATTATTCGCACAtcttgaataataataaaaaactgaTCACGAGAAAAGGGAGACTCCCTTATTTTAGGCACTTTGTCTGCATTCTTTTTGCAATCTCTTACTTGTCACGTGTAGGAAAATCGATGTATTCTGTACACAGACAAATAGGGGCTCGAGGAAGTGTGTTTCAATTTGTGAAAGAAAGTGTATCAGGCTTGGAGTCGCTGAAATATTGTGAACAACTTTATGTACTACTTAAAGGTCGCTGAACAGGAACCTCGAGCACCCTTTAGCTCCGATTATTCTGTCTGCAACTCTGCAATTAGGTTTCGATGAACCGCGTAGACAATTTGTCGAGCCTGAAATCGAGGGAAAAAATGTGAGAGGAAGTTCTTCCTCCTGCGACGATGAGAATTTGAATGATTTCAGGCTCCTAGTATTTCGTTTCCAGCAAAGGGTAACGTTCGATCGCGGGAATCGACATTGTTAAAGAAATGGCACTCGTAAATGAACTGCACGTAAGATTCTACACACGGCCACAAACACCACATTCGAGGATGTTTGTAATGTAAATAACCGCGGCGGTACATGCGAGAGTAGAAGGATTCCACtgcaaatattttaattaagcaAGGCCAAGCGAATAAGTGTTTAGCATTAAACGAGTACAACTATGTAGACGTTTGGTGTCATTTAAAAAACTTGGATATATGCAGATAGACGgggaataaaatgtaaaatgagAAGACGGAAActtttgtaatttatttcaATCCTACCCTTAATAAATCCATATTAATTATGTTACGTACAATTTGATGATGTGTAATCAATGTGAGGCCTCTGTACAATATTATGCAGCAATAAAAGATCACAGAATTTGTTTATTCAATGCAAAAAGAGAATTTAAGACGTTCATTTCGAATCCCACCTCCcatacatttttatttattagtttCTTATACAATTTGATGGTGTATAATAATTCTAAGACCTCTGTATACTATTATGCAACAATAAACATACATAGCAATTGTTTATTTCAGCGTAAAAACAGCATTTGAAAAACTGAGATCAATCCTACCACTAATATatacttatttattaatttattgtatAATTTGATGATGTGTAAAGATTGTAAGAGCACTGTACAATCTTATACGGCAATAAAACTCCACAGACATTGTTTATTCATTACAAACCAAGCATTTGAAACATTTATTTCGATCCCCTTCCAAACAATATCATTATTTACTAATTTATATACGACGTAATGATGAAAAATCATTGCAAAACATCTAAACAATATTAAGGAACAACATCAGCTCATCtaattcccttatttataacaaaaaatgcATATGAAAATTTTTCGGGGCACCGGACCCTGATGATACGGCCCTTAAAGAAAGTTGCTAGCGACAacttcgccatctagcggtaaACTATGAACTAACATATCCTTAATCGCTAATATGTGCGTAATTAATTGATGCAAAATCATTCTGGACCTTCTAGGCATAACTATGCAACGATAAAAGTTCATACAACtcgtttatttattgcaaaaacaaCATTTTAAATCAGGATTATAccgtatgaaatacaataactgAAACagcaataaataattaatttatgcacaatttgatgatctaggatcatTGTAGGCACACTACGGATCATTATTCAACAATAAAAGTTCatggaatttgtttatttaacgTAAAAACAGTGTTTAAAAATTGACCGCTGAGCGGCGACTGTGGCGCCATCTATTGAGCGAATATTTTTTGAGTTTACCCCCGCGCGTCCCTCGCCCTAGGTTCTTAACGCCGAACACCCATTTACAAAAACCgtgtttttgcaataattacGCAATATTTCCGCTCCAAACTTTGTACAATGGTTTGTTGCACCCTAATACGTGTCCTGAGTGCGCAAATTgttcaataaattaataaatatttcctATTTAACACTATTTACCACACAAGTGTTTTAATGGTGTTTTATGCAACAAATTAATGAATTTGGACCTCAAATCGTGGCATAATGATTTATCAAGATCCTATTATCATTTCACATCCGCAGATTaacgtaaaattaataaataaacaattattcTTGAATTTCAGGAAATGGTAATTACCGACATCAGTTTCCAGgtgtcaccgctagatggcgccaccaggACGATTTTCCGCTAAATCCTGCAAATAttatttttgcaataaataaatacattctATGAACTTTTATGGATTCATTTGACCCATAGTGCATCTACAAAGACCCTATATTAAATAATTGCACAAAAATTGATAAGTAATCTACGTTTGAAGAGTTAAACGAAAGCAGTGACAGGGCCCGACTAAAAGTACTAATTAATCAATTATTTCTGCATATTCTACCAACATGATCATGTAGAACGATTGGAAGACCTTCTTACATTGTTATGTAACCGTAAAAGTACgtggaatttgtttatttattgcagaaacaatatttgcaaaaatgagcTGAAAATCGTcctggtggcgccatctagcggtgacacCTGGAAACTAATGTAGGTAATTACCATTTACAGAAATTCAAAAATAatagtttatttattaattttacgttAATCTGCGGATGTGAAATGACAATAGGATCTTGATAAATCATTATGCAAGCATTTTATGTACCAAATTCATTAATTTGTTGCATAAAATTCCATTAAAACACTTGTGTGGTAAATAGTGTTAAATaggaaatatttattaatttattgaacAATTTGCGCATTCAGGACACGTATTAGGGTGCAACAAACAATTGTACAAAGTTTGGAGCGGAAATATTGCgtaattattgcaaaaacacGGTTTTTGTAAATGGGTGTTCGGCGTTAAGAACCTAGGGCGAGGGACGCGCGGGGGTAAACTCAAAAAATATTCGCTCAATAGATGGCGCCACAGTCGCCGCTCAGCGGTCAATTTTTAAACACTGTTTTTAcgttaaataaacaaattccatGAACTTTTATTGTTGAATAATGATCCGTAGTGTGCCTACAatgatcctagatcatcaaattgtgcataaattaattatttattgatGTATGAGTTGTAATATTATCAATGTTTACGTCATAGTTTTTGCATTAATTACATATTATTTATCAACTTGTATTAATGCATACGTTCGTATAGAGATCCTACAATGCTCCTATATCATATAATTATGCATAAATTAAGGAAACAATTGGTTTTTCTACATAACAATTAAGGACCACACAAGTTGGCTTTGAAATACcatttttacaataaataaacacatTCTATAAACTTTTATGGATTCATTATGGCCCATAGCGCTTCTACAATGATCCTATATTGAATAATTGcctcaaaattaataaataattgacgtttgaagcGTTAAACAAAAGCAGTGACAGGGCCCGACTAAAAGTACTAATTAATCAATTATTTATGCATATTCTACCAACATGATTATGTAGAACGATTGTAAGACCTTCCTACATTGTTATGCAACCGTAAAAGTACgtggaatttgtttatttattgcagaaacaatatttgcaaaaatgagcTGAAAATCGTcctggtggcgccatctagcggtgacacCTGGAAACTAATGTCGGTAATTACCATTTACAGAAATtcaaaaataattgtttatttattaattttacgttAATCTGCGGATGTGAAATGACAATAGGATCTTGATAAATCATTATGCAAGCATTTTATGTATCAAATTCATTAATTTGTTGCATAAAACACCATTAAAACACTTGTGTGGTAAATAGTGTTAAATaggaaatatttattaatttattgaacAATTTGCGCACTCAGGACACGTATTAGGGTGCAACAAACCATTGCACAAAGTTTGGAGCGGAAATATTGCgtaattattgcaaaaacacGGTTTTTGTAAATGGGTGTTCGGCGTTAAGAACCTAGGGCGAGGGACGCGCGGG
The Calliopsis andreniformis isolate RMS-2024a chromosome 8, iyCalAndr_principal, whole genome shotgun sequence DNA segment above includes these coding regions:
- the LOC143182135 gene encoding glutamate receptor ionotropic, kainate 2 isoform X3, which encodes MEFLNWTKVAIIYEDDYGLVKLRELVRSPKSREIEVNLRQADPDSYRQVLSEMKSKEIRNLIVDTRPEHMHHFLRMILQLQMNDYKYHYLFTTFDIETFDLEDFKYNFVNITAFRLVDAEDVGVRGILRDMERYQPSGNTILNKSRVIQAEPALMYDSVQVFAVGLRTLEQSHALRPANISCELEHPWDGGLSLINYINSVEMKGISGPIEFKEGRRIQFKLDLLKLKQHSLVKVGEWRPGAGVNVTDTAAFFEPGSANVTLLVITILEIPYVMMHYEKNYTGNARFYGFCVDLLEAVAREVGFSYRLELVADRKYGAKDPETGEWNGIVRELMRHKADLAVGSMTINYARESVIDFTKPFMNLGISILFKVPTSHPARLFSFMNPLAIEIWLYVLAAYVLVSVTMFVVARFSPYEWNNPHPCHAGPEIVENQFSLANSFWFTIGTLMQQGSDLNPKATSTRIVGGIWWFFTLIIISSYTANLAAFLTVERMITPIENAEDLAGQTDIAYGTLDSGSTMTFFRDSMIETYKKMWRFMENKKPSVFVPTYEEGIQRVLQGDYAFLMESTMLDYIVQRDCNLTQIGGLLDSKGYGIATPMGSPWRDKISLAILELQEKGEIQMLYDKWWKSPGDTCMRTEKGKESKANSLGVDNIGGVFVVLLCGLAFAVLIAIFEFCYNSRRNTPAERRAPVSTPVRSSSLQGISQAVQQQQQAQEQQQQQNQQQESLCSEMARELCRALRCHASSRRRRACEKCSTHVLGYTPDNPTATPLNGMRSQRSSLGVPTVELPPHIHMHHHTPPPPSLHDYDGN